Proteins from a genomic interval of Yarrowia lipolytica chromosome 1E, complete sequence:
- a CDS encoding uncharacterized protein (Compare to YALI0E29095g, uniprot|Q6ZY23 Yarrowia lipolytica YALI0E29095g NUWM NADH-ubiquinone reductase accessory subunit (complexI)) gives MLKLHYRNFITAQHSTTNTTPTMIASVCKRAGLRAGPRAYPGVRQFALRAYNEEKELALKQRLSQLPPPGKAFVTAEGEPRPAKEAELAELAEIAALYKTDRVGILDILLLGNKHARLYRDNTALLKDYYYNGRRILDKIPVKDKQTGKVTWEIKREGAEKEDWVNQMYFLYAPSLILLLIVMVYKSREDITFWAKKELDQRVLDKHPEINDAPENERDALIVERIIAGDYDKLASLQKKATPTPATLI, from the coding sequence ATGCTAAAGTTGCACTACCGGAATTTCATCACAGCACAGCACAGCACCACGAACACCACACCTACAATGATTGCTAGTGTTTGCAAGCGAGCCGGATTGCGGGCTGGCCCACGGGCATACCCAGGAGTGCGCCAGTTTGCCCTCCGAGCATacaacgaggagaaggagctggctcTCAAACAGCGGCTTTCGCAGCTTCCTCCCCCCGGCAAGGCCTTTGTGACTGCCGAGGGAGAGCCTCGAcctgccaaggaggccgagctgGCTGAGCTGGCTGAGATTGCCGCTCTGTACAAGACGGACCGAGTTGGCATTCTCGAtattctgctgctgggcaacAAGCACGCCCGACTGTACCGAGACAACACAGCACTGCTCAAGGATTACTACTACAACGGTCGACGAATCCTCGACAAGATCCCCGTCAAGGACAAGCAGACAGGCAAGGTGACGTGGGAGATCAAGCGAGAGGgcgccgagaaggaggactGGGTCAATCAGATGTACTTTCTGTACGCACCCTCGctgattctgctgctcatcGTCATGGTGTACAAGTCTCGAGAGGACATCACCTTCtgggccaagaaggagctcgacCAGCGAGTTCTGGACAAGCATCCCGAGATTAACGATGCTCCCGAGAACGAGCGAGACGCCCTGATCGTCGAGCGAATCATTGCTGGCGACTACGACAAGCTGGCCAGCTTACAAAAGAAGGCCACCCCCACCCCGGCTACTTTGATTTAG
- a CDS encoding uncharacterized protein (Compare to YALI0E29117g, weakly similar to uniprot|P35732 Saccharomyces cerevisiae YKL054c VID31): MSKKEDGTDLDAPHTPPADKQSFLPTPLPSGQPFEPEHEPTVTDADSTQDTQPDDSTEHKEQPEDNADVSTPLARPISRPQTPTEADPEKEALIRHWKPLSEEEIAQGGEPVAESLRAANETIEALTALLAKTKIQKSHFQLQNKLLTIETHEAAQRYEVENNIAKREVDRLRLADQDGESPRQLLGEYNKSSTKVLESYKRKLRRAKLRLEDAVFDIEWRDREIQRLRARLEPVTPQAQQHPHQHPAHLSQQPQPLLQHPHQQQQQPPHMQSPHHPSSLQSSPVLPYFPQHQPQPQQQQQQQQHHPMSPVGMVHKGMGHRRTQSAYENRQLDSRPPPLSIGTSQPPRQHIQPPQSQQQQGQNHRMDALGLLASQALHEHNRRSPTELMSPVAFRGSRQLQPPPAHIMSSSPVAIPSSPLRETKATELPPSSPEKRRRGSSASTISAPSDDENFDSQLNTTPGTPSPVRSKISPKKKLAQERELGASGVNRVLDFSPAA, from the coding sequence ATGTCCAAGAAAGAGGACGGCACGGACCTCGACGCGCCCCACACTCCGCCCGCCGACAAACAGAGCTTCCTGCCCACCCCTCTTCCTAGCGGTCAGCCCTTTGAGCCCGAACATGAGCCCACAGTCACAGATGCAGACTCCACCCAAGATACCCAACCGGACGACTCTACCGAGCACAAGGAGCAGCCTGAAGACAATGCCGATGTGTCGACGCCTCTAGCACGACCCATTTCAAGACCCCAGACTCCCACCGAGGCCGACCCAGAGAAGGAGGCGCTCATTCGACACTGGAAGCCCCTCAGTGAGGAGGAAATCGCGCAGGGAGGAGAACCGGTGGCAGAGTCACTGCGAGCAGCCAACGAGACTATTGAGGCTCTCACAGCTCTTCTGGCAAAGACCAAGATCCAGAAGTCGCACTTCCAGCTACAGAACAAGCTACTGACCATTGAGACCCATGAAGCGGCCCAACGATACGAGGTGGAGAACAACATCGCCAAGAGAGAGGTGGATAGACTGCGACTGGCAGATCAGGACGGCGAGTCACCCCGTCAGCTGCTGGGAGAGTATAACAAGTCCAGCACCAAGGTGTTGGAGAGTTACAAGCGAAAGTTGCGACGGGCAAAGTTGAGGCTGGAGGATGCAGTGTTTGACATTGAGTGGCGGGACCGCGAGATTCAACGACTGCGAGCTCGACTGGAGCCTGTTACGCCTCAGGCACAGCAGCATCCCCACCAGCACCCCGCACACCTGTCGCAGCAGCCGCAACCCCTGCTGCAGCACCCTcatcagcaacaacagcaacctCCACACATGCAGAGCCCCCACCACCCATCGTCTCTGCAGTCATCGCCTGTTCTGCCGTATTTCCCGCAACATCAGCCCCAacctcagcagcaacagcagcagcagcaacatcacCCCATGTCACCTGTGGGTATGGTGCACAAGGGTATGGGACACCGACGAACACAGTCAGCTTATGAGAACCGCCAGCTGGACTCGCGGCCTCCCCCGCTGTCCATTGGTACCTCTCAGCCGCCTCGACAACACATTCAGCCACCTCAGTCgcagcaacaacagggCCAGAACCACAGAATGGATGCCCTTGGACTGCTGGCTTCCCAGGCACTGCATGAACACAATCGAAGGTCGCCAACCGAGCTTATGAGCCCAGTGGCGTTTCGAGGATCGAGACAATTACAGCCTCCACCAGCACACATAATGTCTAGTTCTCCTGTGGCCATTCCTTCGTCGCCTCTTCGAGAAACCAAGGCCACAGAGCTGCCTCCCTCGTCACCAGAgaaacgacgacgaggctCTTCTGCATCCACCATTTCTGCTCCTTCAGATGACGAGAACTTTGACTCGCAGCTCAACACTACTCCTGGCACTCCGTCACCAGTGCGGTCCAAGATCAgtcccaagaagaagcttGCTCAGGAGCGAGAGCTTGGGGCCAGTGGAGTCAACCGAGTCCTGGACTTTTCTCCCGCAGCATAA